One genomic region from Populus nigra chromosome 8, ddPopNigr1.1, whole genome shotgun sequence encodes:
- the LOC133700909 gene encoding uncharacterized protein LOC133700909 — protein MGDFSVQITPELVNRFANDGEKLKKKAKKTIPKTRRETPLLKAKVNEKQQRDDSETHKRIASPGWPVQPPLYLPITQPVHPANAELDAIRSVIQESERVLEKFQKQEDNMVEQVTERAKNLRDKEFKLPNQKPMPCLVDYNACRACYKEHADDILKCAPLTKSYYECVRRAKQQQNSADK, from the coding sequence ATGGGTGATTTTTCAGTTCAAATTACTCCTGAACTTGTTAATCGGTTCGCTAATGACggggaaaaattaaagaagaaagcaaagaaGACTATACCTAAGACCCGACGAGAAACTCCCCTGCTCAAAGCTAAGGTGAATGAGAAACAGCAGCGTGATGATTCTGAAACACACAAACGGATTGCTTCTCCAGGATGGCCAGTTCAACCTCCACTGTACTTGCCAATAACCCAACCTGTACATCCTGCAAATGCCGAGTTGGATGCAATCCGATCAGTCATTCAAGAGAGCGAGAGGGTTCTGGAAAAGTTCCAGAAGCAGGAGGATAACATGGTGGAGCAAGTAACTGAAAGAGCCAAGAATCTCCGTGATAAGGAATTCAAGCTTCCAAACCAGAAGCCTATGCCATGTTTGGTTGATTATAATGCTTGCAGGGCGTGCTACAAGGAGCATGCTGATGATATTCTGAAATGTGCCCCCCTCACTAAGAGTTATTATGAATGTGTTCGCAGAGCTAAGCAGCAACAGAATTCAGCAGATA